The DNA segment TAGGCGATAGGTGCAGATTGCCGAACTGATGCCCATCGAATGGAACCACTCTGCAAATGCGTGCCCTTCGTGACCGATCGCATGCCCACCATAGCCGCCTCCGGGCAGGATAACGACCGCGGCCGTTGGTCCTTCGGATTCGACTTTCGTGATGATCAATTGAGGATCGTCTCCTTCACCCTTCCCTTCGACGCCCGGTGCCCCATCCGGCCAAAGCGACTCGGTGTGCGATGGTGGCTGATCCGCAAACAGGTGCGGGTTGCCGATAAAAATGGCAACAATCAGTAGGCTGCAGGAATATCGGAGTTTTGGCAGGAGTTGTGGCATGAGCTGTTGGGTCTAGCAGGTGGGGGATAGGAGGCGTTTAGCGGCGCCGTACCGTAAAAATCACCGTCCGGCCTAAATCCGTCGGGCGAGGGATCGGATTGCCTCGATAGTGTTGGCGACGTACTGTATTGCCATAGAAATGAAATGGGCGATACGGGCGTTGCTCGATCGGAGTCGCTTCAATTTGTTCGCGGAATTCTCCACGAGCAATCACTTGAGGTGACCAGCTAGGTTCGTTGGCCGACGCCGTCGAGCTTTCGCTCCAGATACCGAAAGTCAGCAGTAGAATCCAAATCCCGTTAGATTTCATAAATCGTTGCATTGTTAATTCCATGTGTATTGTAATTGCCAGCTCGGACTACCTTTTGCTCCTACCGGCTTCCTGAGATGAAAAATATACCTGATAAAAAGGCGTTCGTCCGTGGTAAGCGTGCCAGCGGGAAGCGAAAAATGTCGGCGGCAGGGTTGGTTGGCGCAATCTTATTGGTTTTGTATGGCGTCGCGCGGCCGCACATCAATGAACGTTTCGGTTTAGATCTGCCTGCTTTTACCTCGGCGGACGGCCAGCACGATAAAAACCAACCGCCAATCGTGAAACCACCGGTTGTCGTTGCCTCTTCGGGCGATGCGGCGAGTGGTTCGGGGGGGGCTGGTTCCACCGCTTCGGATAGTTTGAATGGATCCGAAACCAATCCTTCAGCTGTGGAGTCGACGCAGACTTCGGCGTCCCCCAAAATCGAGAGCGATTCCAATCTGAAATACGGGTTGCTTCGCGACCTTGGAAAAGAACGTTTTCTCTCGCCAGCAGGACTGCTTTACACGCCGGGAAGTCAGGAAGGGCACCGCCTAAAACACCTGGAACGGCATACCGCAGATCAACCAAGTCGACCGGGAAGCCATGGCGTCTTTGATGGTGGAATGGAAGCAGCGTTGTTGGTCCTTGATACGGCGTATGCCAAAGCCGAGAAAGGAGGTGCGGGAGTGACCAAGTCCGAAGATCAGGACCGTACGATTTACACTGTCGATATGGGGAAACGGATCGGTTACGTGGGAGGTAGGGATGGTAACCGACGACGAAAGCCGATGGCTCGGCGGGTCCGTATTGTCTTGGAAGGCAACCGTGTTATTACCGCTTATCCGCTTTGATTGCTAATCGCTTTAGGTGACTGACTGTGATTCCTGAACACTCCATTGATTATTGTCCGATTTGCGGCGGCGGGTTATGTGGGATTCGTATCTGCGGCATTGATACGAACGCCCCGCATGGGTTGGTTGTTTGCGACGAATGCGAAGCGATCTGGCTATCGCCAAGTATCACCGCTCCACATCAATATCCAGATTCGAGTAATGCCGCCTGTCCGATTTGCCTTGCACCTCTGTGGGGCGACCAAAGTCGTTGGGCGACCTATGAGGATTGTGTTGTCTTAGGCTGGGAACATGCGATCGATCCCGAATTGGACCACGTGAACGAATCTTGACGGTAAACTGGTGCGCAAGGCAGAGTACCTGTTATTGTGCCACGTCAGTCTGCTCAGGCTGATCATATTGTCTTTTTCACTGCATGGACTGCAGTCGGATTCTTTATAGGCTGCGTCGTTGTTATGGAATTGCATTGCTTGGGTACCGCGGGATACCATCCTAATGAAACGCGGCATACGTCTAGCTATTTCATCCCGGAGGCAGGTTTGCTGCTGGATGCGGGGACCGGTTTATTCCGTTTGCCGCCGCTGATCCAGACCGACCGCCTCGATATCTTGCTTAGCCATACCCACTTGGATCATGTGGTCGGGTTGACCTTTCTGTTGGGGATCCTGCATCAGCATCCCGTGCAAACGGTCCGTGTTTGGGCTCGACAGGAAAAGATCGACGCGATTCAAAATCACCTGCTGGATCCTTCTCTTTTTCCTGTGCCATTAGATGTTGAATGGATGGCGTTAGAAGAACACACCCCTGATCTGCTGGGCGGCGGGAAACTAACTTGGTTTAGTCTAGAGCATCCGGGAGGTTCCACCGGGTTTCGGATCGATTGGCCGGGGCATTCATTGGCTTATGTGACCGATACCATTGCCGATCCGATCGCCGATTACGTGGGGAAAATTCGTGGCGTGAATCTTTTGCTGCACGAGTGCAATTTCCGCGATACGCAGCGTCAATGGGCTGAGCTGACCGGACACTCGTGGACGTCACGCGTTGCAGCGGTCGCAAGTATGGCCGCGGTGAAGCAGTTGGTTTTTGTGCATCTTAATCCACTGGAAACCGACGGCGATCCGATCGATCTGCAGGCGGCTCAGTTGCTTGTTCCCGGCGCGATGATCGCCGAGGATAAGCAGGTCCTTCAGTTCTAAGGATTTGCGAAGGCGTGCTTCTGGGCGGTTCGTCCGGTACCGGTTAACAGGCGACACCGGCCAGTAGGTGGTGTTGCGTTACCGTTTTCGTTTCGCGACCAATTTCAGGTCCGGTCCGAATGTCTCGAAGCGGACGTATTCGAATTGCCCCTGTGAAGGGATTTTGGCTAGCCCATCGCCCCCGATCGGTCCGAGTGCCCCGGTTCCTCCAACCAGTTTCGGAGCGATATAGACGTGGCATTCATCGATCAAATCGGCAGCAAAGAAGTTCGCCAGCAGTTCACCACCACCTTCCACCAGCACGTTCGTCATTCCGGCTTCTCCACATTTTATTAATGCGGATTGCAAATCTTCGGTTGGACTGTTTCCGGGAATCGGACAGATGGTTACACCGGCGTCGGCAAGGGCGTTGATGACGTTTCCGTCAGCGGCGGTAAATAACCAGACCGGGCCTTCATCGATTGTCTGGACCAGTTTGGATTCAAGTTTCAAACGACCTGACTTTGAAATCACGATTCTTGTGGGGATGCGAGGCCCTGGCGGTCGCGCGGTAAGTGTTGGGTCATCTTTGCTTGCGGTGCCGCCACCCACAATCACCGCATCGCAGCGTCCCCGAGTCGTATGGACATCGGCGCGTGATTCAGGACCCGATATCCATTGGCTATGCCGCTCTTTGGTTGCAATCTTGCCGTCCAGCGTCATCGCCCATTTGGCGATCACCCAGGGGCGTTTTTGTTGCAGGCGAATCAAATAGGGTTGGTTCAAATTTTGAGCGTCGCTTTCCAGTATCCCGCAATCGGTTTGAATTCCCGCAGCGGACAGCAAACGCAAACCGCCGCCGTCCACCTTGGGAAACGGATCCCGCATGGCGACAACAACCCGGGCCGGGGCGGACTGCAGAATGATGTCGGTGCAAGGAGGCGTTTTGCCGGTGTGGCAACATGGTTCCAGCGTCACGTACCAAGTGGCCCCGGCAATCGCCTGCTTGTCGGCAACCGAAGCAAAGGCAGCCCGTTCGGCGTGTGGACCGCCGAATTTTGCGTGATAGCCCTCTCCGACAACTTGCCCGTCTTTGACGATCACGCACCCAACCATCGGGTTGGGTTCCACAGAACCTTCCCCTTTCGCCGCAAGTTGCAGCGCACGTGTCATCCACCGTTCGTCATCGGATGTTCTCGATGGGGTGGCTTGGGGGGGAGGATTCGCGGTCATGGGAATGGTGCAAAAGCGGGAAGAACTAAATCAATGGATCGGGCGACGTTTTTTAGAAGCAGGTGTCGACCAGTCCGCCTTCGCAGCGCATCGCCGCTCCGGTGGTGGTCGCGGCAATTTCACTACACAAGAAGGCGACCATCGCAGCCACTTCTTCGGTTTGCCCAAACCGAGCGATCAGCGAACCGGGACGCGACTCACTGAAGAAATTCTCTTTGAATGCTTCGATGTCGCGATCGCCGGCAAGTTCTTTAACAAAATCCTGCACCCCTTCGCTCCAGGTCGGTCCAGGAAGGACGCTGTTGACCGTGACGCCCGACCCCGCGAGCGATTTTGCAAGGCCTCTGGAAACGGACAACTGAGCGGTCTTGGTCATCCCGTAGTGGATCATTTCAACGGGAATGTTGATCGCCGATTCACTTGCAATGAAGATGATTCGACCCCATCCGCGTTCCTTCATCGTTTGCGTGACCGCTCGAGATAAACGGATGCCGGACATCACGTTGATGTTGAAGAAGCGTTGCCAGTCGGCATCACTGATTTCCTCGAACGGACATGGTTCAAAGATCCCCGCGTTGTTGATCAGGATATCAATCGGAGCAATCTTAGCGGCTTGTTGGATCAAGGAATCGCACCCTTCGGCCGTCGAAAGATCGGCGGGAATGCCGACGGCCTGATCACCTAGTTGCAGTTCCGCAAGCGTGCGGTCAACCGATTCCTGGCTCCGTCCGTTAATAATGACTCGCGCCCCTTCGGTGGCGAGCGTGTGTGCGATTGATTTTCCGATTCCCGACGTGGAGCCTGAAATCACTGCAAGTTTTCCGTTTAGTTTCAGATCCATGGTTATCGCTTTCGAATATCAGGCGGCAATGGGAAATAAAGTCGATCGGTTCAGGAAAACATAGTCGCCCGCATACCATCGGGAAACATCTAGTATCTCTTGGGACGTGAAATCGATTCGTGACGTATTGCCGGTCTGTCCACGCTCTGTCGAGCGTCGCTACGTGACTTCCGTCGCGACCATCGACAGATGGTGGTTCCTGTTGCCGATATTGTCAAAACGGCACTCGTTGCGACGCTGGCTTGCAACCCCACTGGGAAACCGTCAATTATTGATTTCACGTTCCTTGAGATGGTTTTGCAATCGTTCTTTCCACCGTGGCTCAGCAGGAATGTTCTTCGCGGTTTCGTGTGTCTCGTCGTGATGCTTCTTTTTTGCCGTTGTGGAAAGGGCCGTGGTTTTAGGCTCACTCGTTTTGGTGGTTTTTGAACTTTTGCAGATTGTCCTACTTTTCGCATTGCGCGAAGGGTTACAGGTATTTGCCGGTTTCGCTGTCGGCCGCGTTGCGGATTGTGTCGGGGGGACCTTCGGCGATCAGAAATCCGCCAGCCTCGCCACCGTCGGGGCCAAGGTCGATCAGCCAATCGCATGCTCTTGCGACGTCCAGATTGTGTTCAATGACGATCACTGTGTTGCCTGCTTCGGCTAGCCGCCGGAGGACCGTCATCAGGCGAAGCACATCTTCGAAGTGCAGGCCTGTGGTCGGTTCGTCCAGGATGTATAAGGTCGAACCCGAACTGGAACGCGCCAGTTCCGTCCCCAGCTTGATCCGCTGCGCTTCGCCTCCACTTAGGGTTGTGCTCGGTTGGCCCAACCGGAGGTAGCCCAGGCCGACGTCTCTCAGAGACTGTAAGATCCGGTCGACTTTCGGGATGTTGGTGAAAAATTCAGCCGCTTGATCGATTGTCATTTCCAGGATGTCGGCAATCGTTTGTCCTTTGAAGCGAACCTGGAGTGTGGCTTGGTTATAACGCCGCCCGTTACAGGCACTGCAGGTTACATACAGATCACTTAGAAAATTCATTTCGATTTTCTCTTGTCCGTATCCTTTGCACTGAGGGCACTGTCCGGCGGAGGCGTTGAAACTGAATCGGCTGGAATTGAAGCCTCTCGTCTTGGCTTCGCGTGTGGCGGCGTAGACTTTGCGGATTTCGTCCAGAGCTTTGGTATAGGTTGCTGGGCAGCTCCGCGGTGACCGTCCGATCGGGGCCTGGTCCATCCGGATCAGTTTGTCGATCGACTTAGCCCCGGTCAATTTTTTGTAGGGGCCACTGCGCGGCGTCACCAAGCCCAGTTGTTCAGAGATCGCTGGCGAAAGGGTGTCGTTAATCAACGAACTTTTTCCGCTGCCGCTGACTCCGGTAACCCCGATCAACGTGCCAAGAGGAAAGCGCGCGGTAACTTTTTTCAGGTTGTTGGTTTCCGCGTCGTGGAGCACGATCGCTTGATTGGGATCGAAAACCCGAGCCTCAAATTCGGGTGACTTTGGGGTCTGCCCACTGAGGTACGGGCCGGTCACGGATTGCGGATCTTTGGCGACTTCGGCGGGCGTCCCTTGGCTGATGATATGGCCTCCGTTTTTGCCTGCGCCGGGGCCCATGTCGATCAGCCAATCGGCAGCCCACATCATGGCTTCGTCGTGTTCGACGACGAGGACGGTATTTCCTTGTTGCTGAAGGTCTCGCAGTGCGCCAATCAGGCGGTCGTTGTCACGTTGGTGCAATCCGATCGAAGGTTCGTCCAGCACGTAGCAGACGCCGACGAGTCCCGAACCGATGCTGGTCGCCAAACGGACTCGCTGTAGTTCGCCTCCGCTAAGTGTGTCGGCCGGGCGGTTAAGGCTGAGGTAACCGACGCCGACGAGGTTTAGGAACTGCAATCGTTTAGAGACTTCATCGCTGATCGGTTTGGCGATTTTTGCGTCCGCCGAATTTAGGTCAGGCATCCATGTCGAAAACCAATCTTGGATTTTTGAGATTGGCTGGGATGTCAGCTGATGGATGTTCTGGTCGGCGACGGTGACGCTTAACGATTCGGGCCGAAGCCGTCCTCCCTGGCATCCGCTGCAGAGCACTGAACCGCGGAGTGGCCGCAATTGG comes from the Roseimaritima multifibrata genome and includes:
- a CDS encoding MBL fold metallo-hydrolase; this translates as MPRQSAQADHIVFFTAWTAVGFFIGCVVVMELHCLGTAGYHPNETRHTSSYFIPEAGLLLDAGTGLFRLPPLIQTDRLDILLSHTHLDHVVGLTFLLGILHQHPVQTVRVWARQEKIDAIQNHLLDPSLFPVPLDVEWMALEEHTPDLLGGGKLTWFSLEHPGGSTGFRIDWPGHSLAYVTDTIADPIADYVGKIRGVNLLLHECNFRDTQRQWAELTGHSWTSRVAAVASMAAVKQLVFVHLNPLETDGDPIDLQAAQLLVPGAMIAEDKQVLQF
- the ribD gene encoding bifunctional diaminohydroxyphosphoribosylaminopyrimidine deaminase/5-amino-6-(5-phosphoribosylamino)uracil reductase RibD, translated to MTANPPPQATPSRTSDDERWMTRALQLAAKGEGSVEPNPMVGCVIVKDGQVVGEGYHAKFGGPHAERAAFASVADKQAIAGATWYVTLEPCCHTGKTPPCTDIILQSAPARVVVAMRDPFPKVDGGGLRLLSAAGIQTDCGILESDAQNLNQPYLIRLQQKRPWVIAKWAMTLDGKIATKERHSQWISGPESRADVHTTRGRCDAVIVGGGTASKDDPTLTARPPGPRIPTRIVISKSGRLKLESKLVQTIDEGPVWLFTAADGNVINALADAGVTICPIPGNSPTEDLQSALIKCGEAGMTNVLVEGGGELLANFFAADLIDECHVYIAPKLVGGTGALGPIGGDGLAKIPSQGQFEYVRFETFGPDLKLVAKRKR
- a CDS encoding SDR family NAD(P)-dependent oxidoreductase, with the translated sequence MDLKLNGKLAVISGSTSGIGKSIAHTLATEGARVIINGRSQESVDRTLAELQLGDQAVGIPADLSTAEGCDSLIQQAAKIAPIDILINNAGIFEPCPFEEISDADWQRFFNINVMSGIRLSRAVTQTMKERGWGRIIFIASESAINIPVEMIHYGMTKTAQLSVSRGLAKSLAGSGVTVNSVLPGPTWSEGVQDFVKELAGDRDIEAFKENFFSESRPGSLIARFGQTEEVAAMVAFLCSEIAATTTGAAMRCEGGLVDTCF
- the uvrA gene encoding excinuclease ABC subunit UvrA, with product MKRTPDRTIPRQNKNLHPTGAEGVIRIRGARAHNLQGIDLDLPRDRLTVITGVSGSGKSSLAFDTLYAEGQRQYIESLSSYARQFLDQLQRPDVDWMDGLEPTLCIDQKPGTTNPRSTVATVTEIYDYLRLLYARIGTPHCYNCGTTILQQSPENIVDSLLTMPEQSKLMLLAPLVRGRKGKHADVFEEIGKAGFVRARVDGELYPLDALPDLAPRRNHTIEAVVDRMVIRDEIQSRLEESIRHTLKLGNGLLIAVSQLPGKTEWEERLISTAYACPECGVSYAELEPRTFSFNSPYGACEQCHGMGVLEGFEPDSLVDWEQSADEGGLLAYKGATAAVKRKMREAVEPFLVANRGSWQQPLGTLRPPKRERLLHGDESTGFPGLLALLEQEWETTRSEKRADQLRPLRGSVLCSGCQGGRLRPESLSVTVADQNIHQLTSQPISKIQDWFSTWMPDLNSADAKIAKPISDEVSKRLQFLNLVGVGYLSLNRPADTLSGGELQRVRLATSIGSGLVGVCYVLDEPSIGLHQRDNDRLIGALRDLQQQGNTVLVVEHDEAMMWAADWLIDMGPGAGKNGGHIISQGTPAEVAKDPQSVTGPYLSGQTPKSPEFEARVFDPNQAIVLHDAETNNLKKVTARFPLGTLIGVTGVSGSGKSSLINDTLSPAISEQLGLVTPRSGPYKKLTGAKSIDKLIRMDQAPIGRSPRSCPATYTKALDEIRKVYAATREAKTRGFNSSRFSFNASAGQCPQCKGYGQEKIEMNFLSDLYVTCSACNGRRYNQATLQVRFKGQTIADILEMTIDQAAEFFTNIPKVDRILQSLRDVGLGYLRLGQPSTTLSGGEAQRIKLGTELARSSSGSTLYILDEPTTGLHFEDVLRLMTVLRRLAEAGNTVIVIEHNLDVARACDWLIDLGPDGGEAGGFLIAEGPPDTIRNAADSETGKYL